A single genomic interval of Saccharothrix saharensis harbors:
- a CDS encoding WXG100 family type VII secretion target, with product MTGKSLVAPERSSREAWTGSSLAESIEGLVDAIKSEGWVDDALAGATLGVEVAATVLDPLSALLANGLGWAVEYFEPLREMLDELTGKPDVIRAHAATWGNMATELSAMAADLKTHLDNDLPSWTGDAADSYQGLMVHNVDAIGGLGATAAALAAATEGAGGLVELTREVVRDLIADLVARVIVWVAEALLVFTIPMIVPQIVAAIVKWAGRILTYTGALVTSLTNLTKLLDD from the coding sequence ATGACCGGGAAGTCCTTGGTCGCCCCGGAGCGGTCGTCCCGGGAGGCGTGGACCGGGTCCAGCCTCGCGGAGAGCATCGAGGGCCTGGTCGACGCGATCAAGAGCGAGGGCTGGGTCGACGACGCGCTGGCGGGCGCGACGCTGGGTGTCGAAGTTGCCGCCACGGTCCTGGACCCGCTCAGCGCGTTGCTGGCCAACGGGCTCGGCTGGGCCGTGGAGTACTTCGAGCCGCTGCGCGAGATGCTGGACGAGCTGACCGGCAAGCCGGACGTCATCAGGGCCCACGCGGCGACGTGGGGCAACATGGCCACCGAGCTGTCGGCCATGGCCGCCGACCTGAAGACACACCTGGACAACGACCTGCCGTCCTGGACCGGGGACGCGGCGGACTCCTACCAGGGCCTGATGGTCCACAACGTGGACGCCATCGGCGGGCTCGGCGCCACCGCCGCGGCCTTGGCGGCGGCCACCGAAGGCGCGGGCGGGCTGGTCGAGCTCACCCGCGAGGTGGTGCGCGACCTCATCGCCGACCTGGTCGCGCGGGTGATCGTGTGGGTGGCCGAGGCCCTCCTGGTGTTCACCATCCCGATGATCGTGCCGCAGATCGTGGCGGCGATCGTCAAGTGGGCCGGTCGCATCCTCACCTACACGGGCGCCTTGGTCACCAGCCTCACCAACCTCACCAAGCTCCTCGACGACTAG
- a CDS encoding alpha/beta fold hydrolase — protein MQTWTERVVQGDDLRIRVVEGGVVGAVPVVLAHGFPDTSRVWDGVARRLAERFWVVRYDVRGAGGSEAPVAGGSRGYRMERLVGDLAAVAEGVGGPVHLVGHDWGSVQGWAAVVARPGLFRSFTSVSGPDLGHLADWVGRNRRRPVTVMKVLGRSWYIAGFRVPGVAETVWRVPAVRRWLKAGRRELVNGLGLYRANMGRGWKPRQVVVRVHQIELTKDPYVVREHLEAAEPWVEALTRSAIDAGHWAPRTHPDLVARHIEDAVDGKWR, from the coding sequence GTGCAGACGTGGACCGAGCGGGTGGTGCAGGGCGATGACCTGCGAATTCGGGTGGTGGAGGGCGGGGTGGTCGGGGCGGTGCCCGTGGTGTTGGCGCACGGGTTCCCGGACACCTCGCGGGTGTGGGACGGGGTAGCCCGGAGGTTGGCGGAGCGGTTCTGGGTGGTTCGGTACGACGTAAGGGGGGCTGGTGGGTCGGAGGCTCCCGTCGCGGGCGGGAGTCGCGGTTACCGGATGGAGCGGTTGGTGGGGGACCTGGCGGCGGTGGCGGAGGGGGTTGGTGGGCCGGTGCACCTCGTCGGGCACGACTGGGGGTCGGTGCAGGGGTGGGCGGCGGTGGTGGCCAGGCCCGGGTTGTTCCGGTCGTTCACCAGTGTCTCCGGGCCGGATCTGGGGCACCTCGCCGACTGGGTCGGGCGCAACCGCCGGCGGCCGGTGACGGTGATGAAGGTGTTGGGGAGGTCCTGGTACATCGCGGGGTTCAGGGTGCCCGGTGTGGCGGAGACGGTGTGGCGGGTGCCCGCGGTCCGCAGGTGGTTGAAGGCGGGGCGGCGGGAGTTGGTCAACGGGCTCGGCTTGTACCGGGCCAACATGGGACGTGGGTGGAAGCCGCGGCAGGTCGTCGTCAGGGTTCACCAGATCGAGTTGACGAAGGACCCGTACGTGGTGCGGGAGCACCTGGAGGCGGCCGAGCCGTGGGTAGAGGCGCTCACCCGGAGCGCGATCGACGCGGGGCACTGGGCGCCGCGGACGCACCCGGACCTGGTCGCGCGCCACATCGAGGACGCCGTCGACGGCAAGTGGCGGTGA
- a CDS encoding type VII secretion target → MAAGYDVDVEQIRAHAAHVEAVLARFEAVKAASAHIARDDQAYGKLCGWISGILEGRHTRQDELVAGVENNLRLVVAQLRATAETYQVVDEDNAHRVRSAGGEAR, encoded by the coding sequence GTGGCCGCCGGGTACGACGTCGACGTCGAGCAGATCCGCGCCCACGCCGCCCACGTCGAGGCGGTCCTGGCGCGGTTCGAGGCGGTGAAGGCCGCCAGTGCGCACATCGCACGGGACGACCAGGCGTACGGGAAGCTGTGCGGCTGGATCTCCGGGATCCTCGAAGGCCGCCACACCCGGCAGGACGAGTTGGTCGCCGGCGTGGAGAACAACCTCCGGCTGGTCGTGGCGCAGTTGCGCGCCACCGCGGAGACCTACCAGGTCGTCGACGAGGACAACGCCCACCGCGTCCGGTCGGCGGGAGGGGAGGCGCGATGA
- a CDS encoding cation diffusion facilitator family transporter: MGHGHGHGVSSGSAKHLGRLWIAFAIGAAFMALEFVVGVATGSLALISDAAHMLTDVLGVGMALAAIMLARRARTGGSRTFGLYRAEVLAALANAVLLFGVAGYVVYEAVGRFGNPPEVPGLPVVLAATAGLAANLVSFALLRDGAKDSINVRGAYLEVLADLIGSVGVLISGAVTLLFGWRYADPITGVAIGLFVLPRTYKLAASALRILFQHAPERLDVAAMKADLGRLPGVAEAHDLHVWTLTSGMEVASAHLTTRDHVDPAEVLRAAQALLAERYHIEHATLQVEPGDSAQRCREISW; the protein is encoded by the coding sequence ATGGGTCACGGACACGGCCACGGTGTGTCGTCGGGGAGCGCCAAGCACCTCGGTCGGCTGTGGATCGCCTTCGCCATCGGTGCCGCGTTCATGGCGCTGGAGTTCGTCGTCGGCGTGGCCACCGGCTCGCTGGCGCTGATCTCCGACGCCGCCCACATGCTCACCGACGTCCTGGGCGTCGGCATGGCGCTGGCCGCCATCATGCTGGCCCGCCGCGCCCGCACGGGCGGCAGCCGCACGTTCGGCCTCTACCGCGCCGAGGTGCTGGCCGCCCTGGCCAACGCCGTGCTGCTCTTCGGCGTGGCCGGTTACGTCGTGTACGAGGCCGTGGGCCGGTTCGGCAACCCGCCGGAGGTCCCCGGCCTCCCGGTCGTGCTGGCCGCCACCGCGGGCCTCGCGGCCAACCTGGTCTCGTTCGCCCTGCTCCGGGACGGCGCGAAGGACAGCATCAACGTCCGCGGCGCGTACCTGGAGGTCCTCGCCGACCTGATCGGATCGGTCGGCGTGCTGATCAGCGGCGCCGTCACGCTGCTCTTCGGCTGGCGCTACGCCGACCCCATCACGGGTGTCGCGATCGGCCTGTTCGTCCTGCCCCGCACGTACAAGCTGGCCGCGAGCGCGCTGCGCATCCTCTTCCAGCACGCCCCGGAACGCCTGGACGTCGCCGCGATGAAGGCGGACCTCGGCCGGCTGCCGGGCGTGGCCGAGGCGCACGACCTGCACGTCTGGACGCTCACCTCGGGCATGGAGGTGGCCTCCGCGCACCTCACCACCCGCGACCACGTGGACCCGGCGGAGGTGCTGCGCGCCGCCCAGGCGCTGCTGGCCGAGCGCTACCACATCGAGCACGCCACGCTCCAGGTCGAACCAGGAGATTCCGCGCAGAGGTGCCGCGAAATCTCCTGGTGA
- a CDS encoding ImmA/IrrE family metallo-endopeptidase, with product MTGQSTSAAPRMLILARESRGLKQDDVAKAMKALDGPTSKVSQAYVSRAESGRLAVTGERLELYARALAYPVDLLVMSETEVGAGPGLVHHRKKQAAAAPDLRRIHAVLNLSRIQLRGLLDGAPRRVDLSLPRLEVDDYFTGADAARKVRADWGLPSGPLGSVIGVVESTGGLVLRRALVAPVPLDSGNESVPVDAVSVCTPGEDPLVLLNDGTPGDRDRFTTAHELGHMVMHTLPHPQQEKQANQFAAEFLMPAEDIRRDFAGTVDLRCLLELKAQWGVSMWALLRRAHTLGELSDWQYRTLAVEMTSLGYRTSEPGRLNPEQPSAVRSVIDQYLGEGHEVDDLARRARLEPAEFTTLYLGDRSSAATGESEHPVPASAVEVSI from the coding sequence GTGACAGGCCAGTCCACCAGCGCAGCGCCGCGAATGCTGATCTTGGCGCGCGAGTCGCGTGGGCTGAAGCAGGATGACGTCGCGAAGGCGATGAAGGCGCTGGACGGGCCCACCTCGAAAGTGAGCCAGGCATACGTGAGCCGTGCGGAGTCGGGGCGGCTAGCGGTCACCGGCGAGCGACTGGAGTTGTATGCGCGTGCTCTCGCCTACCCCGTCGACCTGCTGGTCATGAGCGAGACCGAAGTCGGAGCAGGCCCCGGCTTGGTACACCACCGCAAGAAACAGGCGGCAGCGGCGCCTGACCTGCGGCGGATCCACGCGGTCCTCAACCTATCCCGTATCCAGCTGCGGGGATTGCTCGACGGTGCACCGAGAAGGGTCGACCTGAGCCTCCCGCGCCTCGAAGTCGACGACTACTTCACCGGTGCGGACGCCGCACGCAAGGTTCGCGCGGACTGGGGTCTTCCCAGTGGCCCGCTTGGCTCCGTGATCGGTGTGGTCGAGTCGACCGGCGGGCTGGTGCTGCGCCGCGCGCTCGTGGCTCCGGTTCCCCTCGACTCCGGCAACGAGAGCGTGCCGGTGGACGCGGTCAGCGTGTGCACGCCGGGTGAAGACCCGCTTGTGCTGCTCAACGACGGCACCCCCGGCGACCGGGACCGCTTCACGACCGCCCACGAGTTGGGTCACATGGTGATGCACACCCTTCCGCACCCACAGCAGGAGAAGCAGGCCAACCAGTTCGCCGCCGAGTTCCTGATGCCGGCCGAGGACATCCGCAGGGACTTCGCGGGCACTGTGGACCTGCGTTGCCTGCTCGAGCTGAAGGCGCAGTGGGGTGTCTCGATGTGGGCGTTGCTGCGCCGAGCGCACACCCTTGGCGAGCTCAGTGACTGGCAGTACCGCACGCTCGCAGTCGAAATGACGAGCCTCGGCTACCGGACGAGCGAGCCCGGCCGACTGAACCCTGAGCAGCCCTCCGCGGTCCGGTCGGTGATCGACCAGTACCTCGGTGAGGGACATGAGGTCGACGACCTCGCCAGGCGGGCACGTCTTGAGCCCGCGGAGTTCACGACGTTGTACCTCGGCGACCGGTCGTCCGCAGCGACCGGTGAGTCCGAGCATCCGGTTCCCGCTTCAGCAGTCGAGGTTTCGATATGA
- a CDS encoding YbaB/EbfC family nucleoid-associated protein: MDQGILDPDGARERLAAWKGRFDKLAADTRVMSERLQGIRVTAGDPGGLAEVTVDSTGAMVDLRLTDRIGRVAPAVVARAILATLGDAKSQVADRTQEIIAETMGPDSAAGKAMADNVGRHLRGGPAPQRRAPAGEDDDDYGGHSYLQDR; the protein is encoded by the coding sequence ATGGATCAGGGCATCCTCGATCCGGATGGCGCCCGGGAGCGGTTGGCCGCGTGGAAGGGCCGGTTCGACAAGCTGGCCGCCGACACCCGGGTGATGAGCGAGCGGTTGCAGGGCATCCGGGTCACGGCCGGTGATCCCGGCGGGCTGGCCGAGGTCACGGTGGACTCCACCGGGGCGATGGTGGACCTGCGGTTGACGGACCGGATCGGGCGGGTCGCGCCGGCGGTCGTCGCACGGGCGATCCTGGCCACCCTCGGTGACGCCAAGAGCCAGGTGGCCGACCGGACCCAGGAGATCATCGCCGAGACGATGGGTCCCGACTCGGCTGCGGGCAAGGCGATGGCGGACAACGTCGGGCGGCACCTGCGCGGTGGCCCCGCCCCGCAACGCCGTGCACCGGCCGGCGAGGACGACGACGATTACGGCGGCCACTCCTACCTCCAGGACCGGTGA
- a CDS encoding SigE family RNA polymerase sigma factor, producing the protein MKRSEENAYREYVTARMESMRRTAYLLCRDWHTADDLVSITIGKLYRHWSRVGATAGIDAYVRKALLRTWLDEKRRPWRREQSVEELPELPTAAEFAVVSRSQLLDLLDDLPPRRRAAVVLRLYLDLSVEETAEILGCSVGTVKSQTARGLDTLRTSAAQTSREGY; encoded by the coding sequence GTGAAACGGTCCGAGGAGAACGCGTACCGCGAGTACGTGACGGCTCGGATGGAGTCCATGCGGCGCACCGCGTACCTCCTGTGCCGGGACTGGCACACGGCGGACGACCTCGTGTCGATCACCATCGGCAAGCTGTACCGGCACTGGTCGAGGGTCGGGGCGACGGCCGGTATCGACGCGTACGTCCGCAAGGCGCTGCTGCGCACCTGGCTGGACGAGAAGCGCAGGCCGTGGCGGCGCGAGCAGTCCGTGGAGGAGCTGCCGGAGCTGCCCACGGCGGCCGAGTTCGCCGTGGTCAGCCGTTCCCAGCTGCTCGACCTGCTCGACGACCTCCCGCCGAGGCGGCGGGCCGCCGTCGTGCTGCGGCTGTACCTCGACCTCTCGGTGGAGGAGACCGCCGAGATCCTCGGCTGCTCGGTGGGCACCGTGAAGAGCCAGACCGCGCGGGGGCTCGACACGTTGCGCACCAGCGCCGCGCAGACGTCCAGGGAGGGGTACTGA